One window from the genome of Pseudonocardia hierapolitana encodes:
- a CDS encoding TIGR02678 family protein codes for MSRIERPAPAEDVQAVAERQRAARALLRTPLLHADGPGADDLRLVRRHRMDLERLFADGFGYRLVVDPGAARLFKTGLGRDATRPLRRRGGKPFTPRMYALLCLTVAALGRGKSQLLVDELVAQVRSAAVDAGLDVDLDSITDRRALHAALSALADLGVLHERDGDLEHWADHRTASLLDVRRDRLGLLVSAVLAGADGPDDLIDRAALPSAAGGARVAVRRRVVESPILSVDALTEEQTEWWRRGRNREREWFADRLGLQVELRAEGAVAIDPDGELTDVEFPAGGSGRHLALLLLEALVARLRPGAREAAAPERVWRRADPELVAAVSAEVIAEWGAGLKREHRENTEHAVTEARQVLVDFGLVRVEPDGGWLLHAAAARYAVTATLAGDGQGDA; via the coding sequence ATGAGCCGCATCGAGCGGCCGGCGCCGGCCGAGGACGTCCAGGCCGTCGCCGAGCGCCAGCGCGCCGCGCGGGCCCTGCTGCGCACCCCGCTCCTGCACGCCGACGGACCGGGCGCCGACGACCTGCGGCTCGTGCGCCGCCACCGGATGGATCTGGAGCGCCTGTTCGCCGACGGCTTCGGCTACCGGCTCGTCGTCGACCCGGGCGCCGCGCGGTTGTTCAAGACCGGGCTCGGGCGCGACGCCACCCGCCCGCTGCGCCGCCGCGGCGGCAAGCCCTTCACGCCGCGCATGTACGCGCTGCTCTGCCTCACCGTGGCCGCCCTGGGCCGCGGGAAGTCGCAGCTGTTGGTCGACGAGCTGGTGGCGCAGGTCCGGTCGGCCGCCGTCGACGCGGGCCTCGACGTCGACCTCGACTCCATCACCGATCGCCGTGCACTGCACGCGGCGTTGTCGGCCCTGGCCGACCTCGGCGTGCTGCACGAGCGCGACGGCGACCTGGAGCACTGGGCCGACCACCGCACCGCCTCCCTGCTCGACGTCCGCCGCGACCGGCTGGGGCTGCTCGTCTCGGCCGTCCTCGCTGGCGCCGACGGGCCGGACGACCTCATCGACCGCGCCGCGCTGCCCTCCGCTGCCGGTGGCGCCCGCGTCGCCGTGCGCCGCCGCGTCGTCGAGTCGCCGATCCTGTCGGTCGACGCGCTCACCGAGGAGCAGACCGAGTGGTGGCGGCGCGGCCGCAACCGGGAGCGCGAGTGGTTCGCCGACCGCCTCGGCCTGCAGGTCGAGCTGCGCGCCGAGGGCGCCGTCGCGATCGACCCGGACGGCGAGCTCACCGACGTCGAGTTCCCCGCGGGCGGGTCCGGCCGGCACCTGGCGCTCCTGCTGCTGGAGGCGCTCGTCGCCCGGCTCCGGCCGGGCGCGCGCGAAGCCGCCGCTCCCGAGCGGGTGTGGCGCCGCGCCGACCCGGAGCTCGTCGCGGCCGTGTCGGCGGAGGTCATCGCCGAGTGGGGCGCCGGTCTCAAGCGGGAGCACCGGGAGAACACCGAGCACGCGGTCACCGAGGCCCGGCAGGTGCTCGTCGACTTCGGGCTGGTGCGCGTCGAGCCCGACGGCGGCTGGCTGCTCCACGCCGCTGCGGCGCGCTACGCCGTCACCGCGACGCTCGCCGGGGACGGACAGGGGGACGCGTGA